tcttcaagagatgggaatactggaccacctgacctgcctcctgtgaaatctgtatgcaggtcaagaagcaacagttagaactggacatggaacaatggactgattccaaattgggaaaggagtacgtcaaggctgtatattgccacccagcttatttaacttatgtacaaattacatcatgtgaaatgctgagctggatgaagcaaaagttggaatcaagattgcaagaggaaatatcaataacctcagatacgcagatgacatcacccttatggcaaaaagcgaagaagaactaaagagccccttgatgaaagtgaaagaggagagtgaaaaagttgatttaaaactcaacattcagaaaacaaagattatggcatccagtcccatcacttcatggcaaatagatggggaaacagtggaagcagtaagagactattttcttaggctctcaaatcactgcagatggtgactgcagccatgaaattaaaagactcgtgctccttggaagaaaagctatgatgaaccttgaaagcttgtgaaaaagcagagatgatactttgccaacaaaggtctgtctagtcaaagctatggtttttccagtagtcatgtatggatgtgagagctggactataaagaaagctaagcgccaaagaattgatgcttttgaactgtggtgttggagaagactcttgagagtctcttggactgcaaggagatcaaaccagtcaatcccaaaggtaatcagtgctgaatattcattggaaggactgatgctgaagctgaggtcacagcactttggccatctgatacgaagaactgacttacagaaaaaaccatgatgctgggaaagattgaaagcaggaggagaaggtgacaacataggatgagatggttggatggcatcactgactcgatggacatgagtttgagtaaattccaggagttggtgatggaaagggaagcctggtgtgctgcagtccatgggtttgcaaagagtcggacacaactgagcaactgaactgaactgagaaactaacacaacattataaagcaattatgctccaataaaatttaattaaaaaaaaagcagggataaaattaaaatgaaaaggacttTGCAGTGATGGGGAAGAGTTCAATTCCCTTCCCGAAATTACTTTAGTATTAGGTCTTTGATATAAGAGTCCAGAGAATGCATTTTAATCAATGCTCAgccacaaaacataaaacaaaaaatagaggcTGTGGAAGAAGCAGAAGACTTTAGAAATAATGACTAAAACTTTTTGGAGGTGAGATAAGGCACAGAGGGCGATGGATGAAAGCTCCCCAATTAGAAATCATTCCCCTTAGCTGGTTTGGGCTTTTATCCATAGTGCATCACTGTCTCTTAAAATGAGACTTTTCAttagaatataattattttacaatgctgtgttagcttctgctgtacaatgaagtgaatcagctataagtatatatatatatatatatatatatatatatatctcccctccctcctgagcctcccgcctacctccctccccaacagACTCCCCTAGGTCATCACCGAGTGCCGAGctcagttccctgtgctatatagcagcttcccactagctatccattttacacatggttgTGTATTTATGTCAAAGCtaacacaccagtcagaatgatcaccatgaaaaaatctacaagcaagaaatgctggaaaaggtgtggaggaaaggggacccttctgcactattggtgggaacgtaaattgatacagccaccatgAAGAACGGTAtatggcagttccttaaaaaactgaaaaatagaactaccatatgatccagtgatccGACTCCTGAGCACATGCCCTGAGACAGCTTTTCTTTAGGTATAAGTTTTCTCAGTTATGGAATGAGGAGGCTAGACATGAACTTTtgtaaaattcacaaaaattaGAATTCTTAGTGTGTGTTCACTTTGTACCACAAAATGTGCATGGAGCCACTATGACAATATATACAGTTAAAATGACAGAGAtctgaaatggaaattaaagagATGGAGGGGGATGGCAGGTCAACTGGAAGAACATATTACTTTATTTCTGGCAGTTTTAGTTCTTTTTGGCAGATCCATCTATTTTCTGAAGAACAGGTATCAGAAATAAATTGTGTCTTTGATATGCAAACACAGTTGTCTTCTTTAGCATCACCATAAACTGGTAATCTGCAGAGCAAAAGAAAAGACTCTCTTTAGTGTTTGTGACTTTCTCACATAATTCTCCTCATCCAGCCAGTATTTTCTGTAACTTTCAGGAAACAACGAGATGTTCAGTTATTAAGCATTGGGTAAGTaaatggactgaggagcctggcaggctacagtccacggggtcacaaagagtcagacatgactgagcgacttcactttcaagtaAACagtctaatggcaaaaagtgaagaggaactaaaaagcatctgaaagagggtgaaagaggagagtgaaaaagttggcttaaaactcaacattcaaaagttAAGATTttagcatccagttccatcacttcatggcaaatagcagggcaaaaaatgcaaacagtgacagattttgttttcttgggctccaaaatctttgCAGACAACGAGtgaagacatgaaattaaaagacacttgcttcagggaatggctacccactccattattcttgtctggagaaatccatttctgtggacagagaaacctggcaggatACACccatagagtgggaaagactcagataggactgagggactaacactttcactttcactttttttcacttgttcttggaaggaaagctatgataaacatagacagcatattcaaaagcaaagacatcactttgccagcaaatgtcaggatagtcaatgctatggtttttccattactCATATACTGATGTGAAATTTATACCATAAAGAgactaagtgccgaagaattgatgctttcaaatcgtggtgctggagaagattcttgagagtcccttggactgcatgcaaatcaagccagtcaattctaaaagaaatcaaccctgaatattccttggaaggactgatgctgaagctttggaaggactgatgctctaatacattggccacctgatgggaaaagctaactctttggaaaagaccctgatgctgggaaagactgaggccaaaggagaagggggaggcagaggatgagatggttagatagtgtcactgactcaaatggacgtgaatttgagcaaactgggagatgctggaagacagagaaaccaggggaactgcagtccatgggggtcacgaagagttggacacgacttagcaactgaacaataactacACAGTCAGTCACAGATATAAACTTTTAATAGAAAGCTAATATAAACATCTGGAACTTGCAAGTTCATCTTCACTGGAAGAGAAGCATTCTAAATAGAAATTTCATCATGATATATACAAAATGAAGCTTTGAAAATTGGAAACTGAATCTCCTATTAACATGTCACATGAAAAATTCTTGTTTTCACTgaactttaattttcataaatactTCTCAGACTATACTGcttcttttgaaaatttctaaactaaattaaaactataaatctCAGTCTTCAATAGCAATGTTACTATCTTGCCTTGCAAACCTGATACAAATTGAATATTCAAATTAGCTTATCAAATACTCACatattagaatttaaaaaggaTCCATTTATCCACTTCCAGTTCTTCTCTGATAATGTAAGATTTAATCCAATCCAAAACAGAATTGCTTTTTTGTTTATCAGATTTTGTATGAGTCTCTgtaaatgaaacagaagaaatgaCTGAATATTGAAACCGTTTATCTATTGCTGGTTTGCGTTATTCTATTCATCCTCTGAAACCCAGTTCAAATATCACTTCCTCTATGAAGCCTTTCCTGACACCCCATTGGAGTTAATTATTCCTTACTTGTGATATTTCTATTCCATTCATTTATATatccaaatatttatatttatattttgtattcattaaataatatttattttgcttatatgtCCATTTAGTCTCTTGGATTGTGAGCTCCTTGAAGTCAAGGTTAATACTTCCATCTTCATAGAACCCTCAAGACTAGAGCACAAAAATCTTGATATGGTTAGAAGCCAGTGCTGAGTTGTATTAAAGTATTTtacttattaataattatttaccaATTCTTCCTGATCTTGAATAAGCAGTAGACTGGATTCTCTTGTGGAACAGTCAGCTAGACTATCACTCCAAGGTTTGGAAGTTTCATGAaaatacaaacatttattttggatTTGTTGCCAGTGCATTGGGCACGTTAACAGAACTGGTTTCTCTAAagtaagaaagaagagagaaaataaaaataaagtaagaaagaggaagaaaagaaatgaatgctATATTTTTAACCTGTCCCCGCCCCACTAACACTAACCACAcatacacagttcagttcagttcagtcgctcagtcgtgtccgactctttgcgaccccgtggactgcagcatgccaggcctccctgtccatcaacaactcccgaagtttactcaaactcatgcccattgagtcggtgatgccatccaaccatctcatcctttgtcgctcccttcttctcctactttcaaactttcctagcatcagggtcttttcaaatgagtcagctcttcgcatcaggtggcgaaagtattggagtttcagcttcaacatcagtccttccagtgactattcaggactgatttcctttaggatggactggttggatgtcatACAAGTCATTATAAATTCAGTAAAGAGTCTGATCATCATTGTGAGAACAATTCATGAATTTAATATAACTGAGGGTTTTGAGACCACTGTTCATTCTGCTATTAAGATTTGAAAATTAGTGATCAGCTAAAACACTGACAGACGGAATAACTTGTTCAAGTCCACACAAGCCGGTGGTGATAGAGCCAAAACTCTTTTTGAGATTCCTTAAATTCCATATCTTTGCTCTTCCTAATCCATGGACAACTATATCAAACTCtcttaaaaaaaagtctacttGTAACAACatgtaaaatgaaaagcaaataataATTCATAGCCACAATTTATGGGAAATATCATGGAGAAAAGTTATTAGGAAATTTCTAACTGCTAAATTATATATTTGCCTAATAATGAGATTTATTGGATAGAATTTTTTGAGGGATATTCTcagtttcttaaaagttttcttcTGTACAAACGTATATAATAAATGATCACATTCTGCTACAGTCTCTCAACAACAGAGTATTAACACATACTGCTTAGTAAGTATAAGGACAAGATCAATATCTTAATGattaataaatagatattaaagaATTCATTTCATGTTTGTGTTCCATTCATTAGCTTCAGTCAAAGGTTAGCTGCCTGACATATTAAAATCACCAAATATCTCACTTAATGTATATCTTATTTTATAGCTTGGATTTTGACTAATAATTATTGACTCTCCTAGCCGAAGTACTCATAAGGCAGTATTATCTGGTAGTTAAGATCATAGGATCTGACGATAGACCACTGAAGTACAATTCTCAGTGTTACCCCTTAGCACATGTATGATCCCAAATGAGTTGCTTAACTTTTCCATGCCTCAGCTTTGTCAAATATAAAATCAGAGTGATAAAACTAATCTTAACATATGGGTTGTAATGAGccttaatgaaaataatacaatgaTAACTATCAAATTTTAGCTATTAGTCTTAGAAAATTCAAGCCACAAAATATACCTGTTGCTTCCTTCCTGTTCTCTTGAGCATCCATGCTGGTTTTTTCTATTGATGTGTTTTGTCTTATGAATATCACTGGTAAATAAAGAAACACCGTTAAGATAAAATGCTGAAAGGTGCAATGAAATGGATATGCTATACTTATCATTTCAGGAAATTGTCATCTCAGTACTATCTCAACAAGCTTGGAATGAACAGAAGATAAGAGCAATAGCAATGTAGTAACAGTGGTCTGCTTagaagacaaaataaacaaacacagagAAACATTGAGTTACTTGCATCTAATATATAAgt
This genomic stretch from Cervus elaphus chromosome 22, mCerEla1.1, whole genome shotgun sequence harbors:
- the LOC122680441 gene encoding killer cell lectin-like receptor subfamily B member 1, whose translation is MESQLVYADLNLPRDSGIQRSSPPSLLQNHCQGPRWHNFALKFGCAVIVLLALTVIGLSVSVIFIRQNTSIEKTSMDAQENRKEATEKPVLLTCPMHWQQIQNKCLYFHETSKPWSDSLADCSTRESSLLLIQDQEELRLIQNLINKKAILFWIGLNLTLSEKNWKWINGSFLNSNILPVYGDAKEDNCVCISKTQFISDTCSSENRWICQKELKLPEIK